The Longimicrobium sp. genome contains a region encoding:
- a CDS encoding HD-GYP domain-containing protein produces the protein MSELMTTHPADAPRHAQASPLLTAEDRDLQRRGRDLVFALAGALRALQLYPLENQAVVEALSSLEAAAQAVLGHEDEIVVRYVGDFFFVNDVRLRQDLASYATFGQVGRALERHGIGQLEVFHGVERGEWTALLSLVNAEPAEAEPFAAFFDRLGRTAVLHLAVGPGRDGEPDPTGDKARQIAKRTYAQTVAVARDAMTGLRIGRGVSLRPVKRAVQAIVDQVLTNEASIVGLTTLRDYDEYTFTHSVNVCIFSVALGKKLGFDKHQLYELGLGALLHDVGKVRMRIELINKEGPLTADEFQEMQQHPAEGLLSLFEMRGLSEMPLRAMLVAYEHHMKVDQTGYPQSIRRREPTLFGRIVAVADGFDAATTKRSYQAQPWPADKVLREMRDNPARGFDPLVVKAFISMTGIYPVGSVVILDTYELAVVVQANPNPEALHQPIVRVLFDPLGVPVSPPRTLDLSETDASGRPRHSIIKTTDPERYGINVGDYFV, from the coding sequence GTGAGCGAGCTGATGACGACGCACCCCGCCGACGCCCCGCGCCACGCGCAGGCGTCGCCCCTGCTGACCGCCGAGGACCGCGACCTCCAGCGGCGCGGGCGCGACCTGGTGTTCGCGCTGGCCGGGGCGCTGCGGGCGCTGCAGCTGTACCCGCTCGAGAACCAGGCGGTGGTCGAGGCGCTCTCCTCCCTCGAGGCGGCCGCGCAGGCGGTGCTGGGGCACGAGGACGAGATCGTGGTGCGCTACGTGGGCGACTTCTTCTTCGTCAACGACGTGCGCCTGCGGCAGGACCTGGCCAGCTACGCCACCTTCGGCCAGGTGGGCCGCGCGCTGGAGCGCCACGGCATCGGGCAGCTGGAGGTGTTCCACGGCGTGGAGCGCGGCGAGTGGACGGCGCTCCTCTCGCTCGTCAACGCCGAGCCGGCCGAGGCGGAGCCCTTCGCCGCCTTCTTCGACCGGCTGGGGCGCACCGCCGTCCTCCACCTGGCCGTCGGCCCGGGGCGCGACGGCGAGCCCGATCCCACGGGCGACAAGGCGCGGCAGATCGCCAAGCGCACCTACGCGCAGACCGTGGCCGTCGCCCGCGACGCCATGACGGGGCTGCGCATCGGCCGCGGCGTGTCCCTGCGCCCGGTGAAGCGCGCGGTGCAGGCCATCGTGGACCAGGTGCTGACCAACGAGGCCTCCATCGTCGGCCTCACCACGCTGCGCGACTACGACGAGTACACCTTCACCCACTCGGTGAACGTCTGCATCTTCTCCGTGGCCCTGGGGAAGAAGCTGGGGTTCGACAAGCACCAGCTGTACGAGCTGGGGCTGGGCGCGCTCCTGCACGACGTGGGGAAGGTGCGGATGCGCATCGAGCTCATCAACAAGGAGGGGCCGCTCACGGCGGACGAGTTCCAGGAGATGCAGCAGCATCCCGCCGAGGGCCTTCTCTCCCTCTTCGAGATGCGCGGCCTGTCGGAGATGCCGCTCCGGGCGATGCTGGTGGCCTACGAGCACCACATGAAGGTGGACCAGACGGGGTACCCGCAGTCCATCCGCCGGCGCGAGCCCACGCTCTTCGGGCGCATCGTGGCGGTGGCCGACGGCTTCGACGCGGCCACCACCAAGCGCAGCTACCAGGCGCAGCCCTGGCCGGCCGACAAGGTGCTGCGCGAGATGCGCGACAACCCCGCGCGCGGCTTCGACCCGCTGGTGGTGAAGGCGTTCATCTCCATGACCGGGATCTACCCGGTGGGCAGCGTGGTCATCCTGGACACCTACGAGCTGGCCGTGGTCGTGCAGGCCAACCCCAACCCCGAGGCGCTGCACCAGCCCATCGTGCGGGTGCTGTTCGACCCGCTGGGGGTGCCCGTCTCGCCTCCGCGCACGCTGGACCTTTCCGAGACCGACGCGTCGGGCAGGCCGCGGCACAGCATCATCAAGACCACGGACCCGGAGCGGTACGGAATCAATGTCGGTGACTACTTCGTCTGA